A genomic window from Purpureocillium takamizusanense chromosome 2, complete sequence includes:
- a CDS encoding uncharacterized protein (COG:I~COG:Q~TransMembrane:2 (i9-26o38-58i)~EggNog:ENOG503NXAM): MTAIRHMPLGYMAGISLLGCALPKLFHLYESHGQPLEIFFALFAAQIAVFSFYAILIYPHYVSPLRHLPQVPGGVPIFGQGVSLRKYGPGLLAKKWISEVPNDGLLRILWHFNQEMVIVNSPQALSEILVTKCYSFEKPEFARKFLAFVIGWGLLTVEGDEHKTQRRDMLPAFSYRHIKDLYPIFWAKSRESVQAITAVCGEKGVAEIDIAPWTARCALDIIGLAGVGVDFGSIKNAKSPLAQSYEHLQPSPADMPLLGLRAFLPDFIMDNLPLKRVRNAARASQHIRGVSRDLIRKKRQLLDNNKDAGVDILTVALGSRLFSEDALVDQTMTFLSAGHETTASSLIWATYFMAKYPDMQERLRKEVRDNLPSADSDVEITSAVIDGMPYLNAVCSEVLRTNSPVAQSIRVANHDITIQNQFIPKDTLLVLVPWTTNTDPKLWGPDAHEFKPERWLSPEHGGTSATNAGSGGATSNYAFMTFLHGPHSCIGGSFAKSELACLLASWIGRFSFELKDKSLLDERNIRINPSVVAKPEGGMEMLVRVVDGW; encoded by the exons ATGACCGCCATCAGACACATGCCCCTGGGCTACATGGCAGGCATTAGCCTCCTCGGCTGTGCGCTTCCAAAGTTGTTCCATCTGTACGAGTCGCACGGCCAGCCTTTGGAGATATTCTTTGCGCTTTTTGCGGCTCAGATTgccgtcttctccttctATGCCATCCTCATCTATCCCCATTATGTTTCACCGCTGCGCCATCTACCGCAGGTCCCAGGGGGCGTGCCGATTTTCGGCCAGGGAGTGTCGTTGAGAAAGTATGGGCCCGGACTTTTGGCCAAAAAATG GATCTCGGAAGTACCCAACGACGGCCTGCTTCGTATTTTGTGGCACTTCAACCAGGAGATGGTGATTGTCAATTCGCCACAGGCCCTATCGGAGATTCTGGTCACCAAGTGCTACAGCTTTGAGAAGCCCGAGTTTGCGCGCAAGTTTCTTGCCTTCGTCATCGGCTGGGGCCTCCTCACGGTCGAAGGGGACGAGCACAAGACGCAGAGGCGGGACATGCTGCCCGCGTTCTCGTACCGCCACATCAAGGACCTCTACCCAATCTTCTGGGCCAAGTCTCGGGAGTCAGTGCAAGCCATCACAGCGGTGTGCGGTGAAAAAGGTGTCGCAGAAATCGACATCGCGCCATGGACTGCGAGATGTGCTTTGGACATCATCGGCCTGGCTGGTGTCGGCGTTGACTTTGGATCCATCAAGAACGCCAAGAGCCCGCTCGCGCAAAGTTACGAGCATCTCCAGCCGTCTCCGGCCGACATGCCTCTGCTTGGTCTTCGCGCGTTCCTGCCCGATTTTATCATGGATAACCTGCCGTTGAAGAGGGTCAGGAAcgcggcaagggcatcgCAGCACATCCGGGGCGTTTCTCGTGACTTGATTCGCAAGAAGCGGCAACTGCTGGACAACAACAAAgatgccggcgtcgacatccTCACAGTCGCTCTTGGAAGCCGCCTTTTCTCCGAGGATGCTCTCGTCGATCAGACCATGACATTCTTGTCTGCGGGTCATGAGACCACCGCATCGTCGCTCATCTGGGCGACCTACTTCATGGCCAAATACCCCGACATGCAGGAGCGCCTCCGCAAGGAGGTGCGCGACAACTTGCCATCTGCCGATAGCGACGTCGAGATTACGAGCGCCGTCATTGACGGGATGCCGTATCTCAATGCTGTGTGCAGCGAGGTGCTCCGAACCAACAGCCCTGTCGCGCAATCCATTCGAGTCGCCAACCACGACATTACCATTCAGAACCAATTCATCCCCAAGGACAcgttgctggtgctggtgccatggacgacgaaTACGGACCCGAAGCTCTGGGGGCCCGACGCGCACGAGTTCAAGCCCGAGCGGTGGCTAAGCCCCGAACACGGAGGAACGAGCGCGACAAACGCCGGTAGCGGAGGAGCGACGAGCAACTATGCCTTCATGACGTTTCTTCACGGGCCACATAGCTGCATTGGCGGCAGCTTTGCCAAGTCGGAGCTTGCGTGCCTATTAGCCTCGTGGATTGGGAGGTTCTCTTTCGAACTGAAGGACAAGTCACTGCTGGATGAGAGAAACATCCGCATCAACCCCAGTGTGGTGGCGAAGCCTGAGGGCGGGATGGAAATGCTTGTTCGCGTTGTGGATGGCTGGTGA
- a CDS encoding uncharacterized protein (EggNog:ENOG503NZZE~COG:T) — protein MMASETYDNLCNELYGDIFRRLERREEETLRFVPWGTCRDILQQNDNRNLRRFFRSLATADQSSEQVLRLTETAFVQRVNERDLLDFLGTLIFATCSIRAARTCVDRLVAGDAPPHGSVGRLPASRAQLEQLLGSDTDADRFISKQGCFCAVVLRKKEEVRIDGTDSPRLPYLEEIPLGEGSFGKVFRVRVARGHFHDRQAGPAFGHNVEPIDMARKDYIVADKSKAREEYDVMRQILGSTSRNCENIVESLGALEVGTNYSLFMPLAMCDLRSYMMSGHHIPPQTQEARAEIISCAAGLASGLQFLHTGIRTVEFDELVCYHMDLNPSNILVFKEVGEDGSMRWIWKLSDFGMARVKVRRRAVAGDRENDFNSLFVRRKKIADPSVSATLNRRGEGTYLPPESISATASMRTSSDVWALGCVLSVVLTFLETGAEGVCHYQDARMDHRRADGYDRFFLRGTRFTEPDVHPQVRVWHKVLREKAARRSVTEGHAMSYMLDFLEQSVIRVTQRCTAEDVKKRLEEMYRLYRSAEEPRRGSILETISDSPLAVRLRTRQGNDSSTVIDEWYPSTSRDFKGCAISPDANVLAYWTDDTIVLYTSQSLATRERHTVTYAADWTLPNTDCDCFLKHVCLTSKYLIASTAGRSRLYIFYLLGGDSVDYNFSKLHRLVLQLPAISKIAISSDSVWVALTARASTNPRDPGVFLYATVRDLIDAVELAPRAPNLDNPARDESINTHPLPDQHPFKPIALEWSAADVIHLALLDSRDAYLVVRPELTTRSREHKIPITHVSLDRHPVTMDTLNMTSLGYDVGAFAGLYTAFCPFHDRNTCAVVTREKRLHVQKFEGSDKSLELQREIPKYRISQLLSSCPRPRGRLLAIGAPSAKHQMVLLEIHLTPELHVQQLAHLPGLLHGDDFAAVLSDDDSEPCVIVASLTGASRRVIYKVRLASAEVT, from the exons ATGATGGCTTCAGAAACATACGACAACTTGTGCAACGAACTCTACGGCGACATCTTCCGCCGACTGGAGCGGAGAGAAGAGGAGACACTGCGATTCGTACCATGGGGGACGTGCAGAGACATTCTGCAACAAAACGACAACAGGAACCTGCGTCGCTTCTTCCGTAGCCTCGCCACGGCCGATCAATCCAGCGAACAAGTCTTGCGTCTGACTGAGACAGCGTTCGTGCAGAGGGTGAATGAGAGGGATCTGCTTGACTTTCTCGGTACGCTCATCTTCGCAACGTGTAGCATACGCGCGGCCCGGACCTGCGTCGACCGTcttgtcgccggcgacgcgcctCCGCATGGCTCAGTTGGTCGGCTGCCGGCCAGTCGCGCGCAGCTCGAACAGCTTCTCGGCAGCGACACCGACGCGGACAGGTTCATATCCAAGCAGGGGTGCTTCTGCGCCGTAGTGCTCCGCAAGAAAGAGGAGGTCCGGATCGATGGCACCGACAGCCCACGGCTGCCGTACCTGGAGGAAATACCTCTCGGCGAGGGCTCATTCGGCAAAGTCTTCCGAGTCCGTGTCGCTCGGGGTCACTTTCACGACCGCCAAGCGGGACCGGCCTTTGGTCACAATGTTGAGCCCATCGACATGGCACGCAAGGACTACATTGTCGCCGACAAGTCCAAAGCAAGAGAAGAGTACGATGTCATGCGTCAGATCCTTGGTTCGACCTCGCGCAACTGCGAGAATATCGTCGAGAGCTTGGGTGCGCTCGAGGTCGGGACAAACTACAGTCTATTCATGCCACTCGCCATGTGCGACCTTCGCTCGTACATGATGTCGGGCCACCACATCCCGCCCCAGACACAAGAGGCTCGAGCGGAGATTATATCCTGCGCGGCGGGACTGGCAAGCGGTCTGCAGTTTCTTCACACGGGGATACGGACCGTCGAATTCGACGAGCTGGTGTGCTACCACATGGACCTGAATCCCAGCAACATCCTCGTCTTCAAAGAAGTGGGAGAGGATGGAAGCATGCGCTGGATCTGGAAGCTGAGTGACTTTGGCATGGCCCGCGTCAAGGTTCGAcgtcgcgccgtcgcgggaGACCGTGAGAACGACTTCAATAGCCTCTTTGTCCGACGAAAGAAGATCGCCGACCCGTCCGTGTCCGCCACACTCAaccggcgaggcgagggcacATATCTCCCACCGGAATCTatctcggccacggcgagcatgCGGACGAGCAGCGACGTCTGGGCGCTGGGATGCGTCCTCAGTGTCGTTCTGACATTTTTGGAaacgggcgccgagggcgtgtGCCACTATCAGGATGCTCGCATGGACCATCGCCGCGCCGATGGCTACGATCGCTTTTTCCTCCGCGGCACCAGATTCACAGAACCAGATGTTCATCCGCAAGTAAGAGTCTGGCATAAAGTACTCAGAGAAAAGGCGGCAAGGAGAAGCGTCACAGAAGGCCACGCCATGTCGTACATGCTCGATTTTCTGGAGCAATCCGTCATTCGAGTGACCCAGCGCTGCACCGCCGAGGATGTCAAGAAGAGGCTGGAAGAAATGTATCGACTCTATCGAAGCGCCGAAGAACCAAGGCGTGGCTCCATCCTGGAGACTATCTCTGACAGCCCACTCGCGGTACGGCTTCGCACAAG ACAAGGGAATGACTCCAGTaccgtcatcgacgagtgGTATCCTTCGACGTCTCGAGACTTCAAAGGATGCGCTATATCCCCAGACGCGAATGTTCTGGCGTACTGGACGGATGACACAATTGTACTTTACACATCGCAGTCACTGGCAACCCGAGAAAGGCATACTGTCACATACGCGGCCGATTGGACCCTACCCAACACAGATTGCGACTGTTTCCTAAAGCACGTGTGCTTGACCAGCAAGTATCTCATTGCCTCGACGGCAGGGCGCAGCCGA CTGTACATCTTTTACCTTCTCGGCGGGGATTCCGTAGACTATAATTTCTCCAAGCTTCATCGGCTCGTCCTACAGCTTCCTGCGATATCCAAGATTGCCATCTCGTCGGACAGTGTTTGGGTGGCGCTCACGGCGAGAGCTAGCACGAACCCGCGAGACCCGGGCGTCTTTCTCTACGCAACAGTACGTGACTTGATTGACGCTGTGGAGCTGGCACCCAG GGCACCAAATTTGGACAACCCAGCACGCGACGAGAGCATCAATACACATCCTTTGCCAGATCAACATCCTTTCAAGCCCATAGCTCTCGAGTGGTCGGCCGCGGATGTCATCCACCTGGCGCTACTGGATAGCCGGGACGCTTATCTCGTTGTGAGACCTGAACTCACCACCAGAAGCAGGGAGCACAAGATTCCCATCACGCACGTGTCACTCGATCGTCATCCGGTAACCATGGATACACTAAACATGACTTCACTA GGATATGACGTAGGCGCCTTCGCCGGCCTCTACACCGCGTTCTGTCCTTTTCACGACAGGAATACATGCGCCGTGGTGACCAGAGAGAAGCGCCTTCACGTACAGAAGTTTGAGGGCTCCGACAAGAGTCTGGAGCTGCAGAGGGAAATACCGAAATATCGCATATCTCAACTTTTATCGAGCTGCCCCCGGCCACGAGGCAGATTGCTAGCCATCGGAGCGCCCTCGGCCAAACACCAAATGGTCCTTTTGGAGATACACCTTACTCCCGAGCTCCATGTTCAGCAGCTCGCTCATCTTCCTGGTCTGCTGCATGGAGATGATTTCGCGGCCGTGCTCTCAGACGACGACTCCGAGCCATGCGTCATTGTAGCCTCCTTGACTGGTGCGAGCCGGCGGGTCATCTACAAAGTCAGACTTGCTTCGGCAGAAGTCACGTAG
- a CDS encoding uncharacterized protein (EggNog:ENOG503P3GE~TransMembrane:2 (i344-364o384-405i)), translating to MDPAVVDRCFVDEVLEHVQVRDLVVGDNPPHIRSESFRDEQGLEAYLEDDMNKDYSCRFISVCQRNSWRPLQITRAMMSAVVNAHDLSPSLWQLASCFYTRNLDLEDAFCVPLTLCITGPWIEMSYTIRYPEFKEADKEWAIRQSGVCHRINTETRQSVFLLLNPKPNAKAHMVVNQHLSSRRDGMATDGLLSLHQVLLSAHLPAWRQYVATFEAQFLPMANSTFATYIDEPLRLGYDHLISMVNLENRFNKTISLLASTTELITDLRALLDNHALMPASRDDSHTDVVFDNHLRQCAAFTRTAAYLERRVQTAAQLLSDTLSFRDQVIAKEQSGNMLQLNKSAVFITTLTLIYAPASFAATFFGMNFFAMDQPSSRIICTSMIWIYLVATLVITGLTVIFYYWLIQHDGVLFWRLAPKVKVNADWRALARRLTKLDQNVELRDMYRSV from the exons ATGGACCCCGCAGTAGTCGATCGATGTTTCGTTGACGAGGTTCTTGAGCATGTGCAAGTTCGCGATCTCGTTGTCGGCGACAACCCACCGCACATTCGCTCCGAGTCATTCCGGGACGAGCAAGGCCTCGAGGCATATCTTGAGGATGACATGAACAAGGACTACTCGTGTCGCTTCAT CTCCGTGTGCCAGCGCAACTCATGGAGACCACTCCAAATCACgcgggcgatgatgtcggcggTGGTCAATGCCCATGACCTGAGTCCATCACTTTGGCAACTCGCGTCGTGCTTCTACACTCGCAACCTAGATTTAGAGGACGCCTTTTGCGTTCCATTGACGCTTTGCATCACTGGACCATGGATCG AAATGTCGTATACTATTCGCTATCCCGAATTCAAAGAGGCCGACAAGGAGTGGGCGATACGACAGAGCGGCGTATGCCACCGCATCAACACGGAAACGCGGCAGAGTGTCTTCCTCTTACTCAACCCAAAGCCCAACGCCAAGGCCCACATGGTCGTCAACCAGCACCTTTCCTCACGGAGGGATGGAATGGCAACCGATGGGCTTCTTTCATTGCACCAGGTCTTGCTCAGCGCCCATCTCCCTGCCTGGAGACAGTACGTTGCCACGTTTGAAGCCCAGTTTCTCCCCATG GCAAACAGTACATTCGCCACTTACATTGACGAGCCCCTACGCTTAGGGTACGACCACTTGATCAGCATGGTGAATCTCGAGAACCGCTTCAACAAGACGATAAGCCTCCTCGCGTCTACCACGGAGCTCATCACAGACTTGCGTGCGCTGCTCGATAACCATGCGTTGATGCCCGCGTCGCGAGATGACAGCCACACCGACGTTGTATTTGACAATCACCTGCGTCAGTGCGCGGCTTTTACTCGTACGGCAGCATACCTGGAGCGGCGCGTCCAGACAGCCGCGCAGCTGCTTTCCGACACACTGTCTTTCCGAGATCAGGTCATCGCCAAAGAGCAGAGCGGCAACATGCTTCAACTGAACAAGTCTGCCGTGTTCATCACCACCCTGACGCTCATCTACGCACCGGCTTCCTTCGCGGCG ACATTCTTCGGCATGAACTTTTTCGCCATGGaccagcccagcagccgcatcATCTGCACATCCATGATATGGATCTATCTCGTTGCCACCCTCGTCATCACTGGGCTCACAGTCATCTTCTACTACTGGCTGATCCAACACGACGGCGTGCTCTTTTGGCGACTCGCTCCGAAAGTCAAGGTCAATGCCGATTGGAGGGCattggcgcggcgcctcaCGAAACTGGACCAGAATGTTGAGCTCCGGGACATGTACCGATCGGTGTAG
- a CDS encoding uncharacterized protein (TransMembrane:3 (i153-171o183-207i219-239o)~COG:E~EggNog:ENOG503P3QM), translating into MASPRLPPWVPDWLEAAFASPRAHHNDDGAHHSLPTESSPPVVPTIELTQTPPSSSSSPSLDPTFLSTAASPGIGGADDGIAQCHAAGPHVSSHVFNVDGMSLRGASRDASTLDDSANTESTYVTNQLSVRRREKNVIVTPKPDRVVHRKLRGIHLSMIAVNATLGTGLYWRGGQILELGGPLSVLLSFLLPGMLAWAVMQCITELLCIWPIPGAMQLYVSEFVDVELGIAVGVAYWFVKTVHRGDATERTDGRAD; encoded by the exons ATGGCGAGCCCACGACTGCCGCCTTGGGTGCCGGACTGGCTCGAGGCTGCTTTTGCTTCGCCACGTGCGCATCACAACGATGACGGGGCGCATCATTCGCTTCCAACAGAGTCCTCTCCACCCGTCGTCCCGACCATTGAGCTGACgcaaacgccgccgtcgtcgtcctcgagcccgaGCCTGGACCCAACGTTTCTGTCGACAGCAGCGAGTCCGGGGATCGGGGGCgcggacgacggcatcgcccaGTGCCATGCTGCGGGCCCGCACGTTTCGAGTCACGTCTTCAACGTGGATGGCATGAGCCTGCGAGGAGCAAGTAGAGATGCGTCGACGTTGGACGACAGCGCGAATACTGAGAGCACGTATGTCACGAACCAGCTCAGCGTCAGGAGGAGAGAAAAGAATGTCATTGTCACGCCCAAGCCTGACCGGGTCGTTCATCGAAAGCTGAGAGGGATTCATCTGTCG ATGATCGCAGTCAACGCAACGCTCGGCACGGGCCTAtactggcgcggcggccagatcctcgagctcggcgggccGCTGTCAGTGCTGCTGTCGTTCCTCCTGCCAGGCATGCTGGCGTGGGCCGTCATGCAATGCATCACCGAACTGCTGTGCATATGGCCCATCCCCGGAGCCATGCAGCTGTACGTCAGCGAGTTTGTAGACGTCGAACTCGGCATTGCCGTGGGTGTGGCTTACTGGTTCGTGAAAACAGTCCATCGAGGTGACGCGACtgaacggacggacggacgcgccGATTGA
- a CDS encoding uncharacterized protein (TransMembrane:3 (i153-171o183-207i219-239o)~COG:E~EggNog:ENOG503P3QM), protein MASPRLPPWVPDWLEAAFASPRAHHNDDGAHHSLPTESSPPVVPTIELTQTPPSSSSSPSLDPTFLSTAASPGIGGADDGIAQCHAAGPHVSSHVFNVDGMSLRGASRDASTLDDSANTESTYVTNQLSVRRREKNVIVTPKPDRVVHRKLRGIHLSVRPSSSQSAVYKHETRPVMLSGSSYPDLHGGDVPSR, encoded by the coding sequence ATGGCGAGCCCACGACTGCCGCCTTGGGTGCCGGACTGGCTCGAGGCTGCTTTTGCTTCGCCACGTGCGCATCACAACGATGACGGGGCGCATCATTCGCTTCCAACAGAGTCCTCTCCACCCGTCGTCCCGACCATTGAGCTGACgcaaacgccgccgtcgtcgtcctcgagcccgaGCCTGGACCCAACGTTTCTGTCGACAGCAGCGAGTCCGGGGATCGGGGGCgcggacgacggcatcgcccaGTGCCATGCTGCGGGCCCGCACGTTTCGAGTCACGTCTTCAACGTGGATGGCATGAGCCTGCGAGGAGCAAGTAGAGATGCGTCGACGTTGGACGACAGCGCGAATACTGAGAGCACGTATGTCACGAACCAGCTCAGCGTCAGGAGGAGAGAAAAGAATGTCATTGTCACGCCCAAGCCTGACCGGGTCGTTCATCGAAAGCTGAGAGGGATTCATCTGTCGGTGCGTCCGTCGTCTTCCCAGTCCGCAGTTTATAAGCATGAAACACGCCCGGTGATGCTATCAGGATCATCGTATCCCGACTTACACGGCGGTGATGTGCCCTCTAGATGA
- a CDS encoding uncharacterized protein (COG:E~TransMembrane:6 (i98-120o189-209i248-265o271-298i339-361o367-386i)~EggNog:ENOG503P3QM), with product MVAINVGAGDSANAPHGTRYWLKPTEYDTLAANGWFNSLCMSLSISTFAYVGVEVVAASALEARWPKNNEGRNNADTTDRPAADHRHLLIGQTVKFSAVYIPVLATIAYVLAGVLASFNIRRDDCRLPRLSWADSSQQCNSSSSFLNPRAAAAAAGPATLLTSSSQVGKTSSAFVAIAEESRIPSLNDVFNVFLVFTALTCACTNLYVASRSLFGLTTRLDGSDDQPLFLRTLAWFGKTDRRKVPMRAMIFSALAFCWVPFLQLHDDASNISMFIEILTTMGSDGVIIVWACECWAFIRYYHCIKRHRATLEMQGVSQVRRWDHDASNDYPYRSHMQPALAYMALGGCIFILVVSNSALLWNGFHATPFLSTFLLQFVFLALWAALKLARGAKWTWVDLSNVDRVISKIRNLHDIRLGAS from the exons ATGGTCGCCATCAACGTGGGCG CTGGCGACTCCGCAAACGCGCCGCACGGCACCAGAT ACTGGCTCAAGCCAACTGAATACGACACACTCGCCGCGAATGGATGGTTCAACAGCTTATG CATGTCCCTGTCTATATCGACATTCGCATACGTGGGCGTCGAAGTCGTCGCGGCATCCGCCCTGGAAGCACGGTGGCCCAAGAACAACGAGGGGCGCAACAACGCAGACACAACCgaccgcccggccgccgaccacAGGCACTTGCTCATCGGGCAGACGGTCAAGTTCTCGGCCGTGTACATCCCCGTGCTCGCCACCATCGCGtacgtcctcgccggcgtgctCGCAAGCTTCAAcatccgccgcgacgactgCCGCCTCCCACGCCTCAGCTGGGCCGACAGCTCGCAGCAGTGCAactcttcctcctccttcttgaacccgcgtgccgccgccgccgccgccggccccgcgaCGTTGTTGACATCGTCCTCGCAGGTCGGCAAGACGAGCTCCGCGTttgtcgccatcgccgaggagTCGCGCATACCGTCTCTCAACGACGTCTTCAACGTGTTCCTGGTTTTCACCGCGCTGACGTGCGCGTGCACCAACCTCTACGTCGCGTCGCGGTCCCTGTTCGGCCTCACAACCCGCCTCGACGGATCCGACGACCAGCCCCTTTTTCTGCGGACACTGGCCTGGTTTGGCAAGACGGACCGACGCAAGGTACCCATGCGCGCCATGATCTTTTCCGCGCTGGCGTTTTGTTGGGTTCCCTTTCTACAGCTCCACGACGATGCGAGCAACATCTCCATG TTCATCGAGATTCTGACGACCATGGGATCGGACGGGGTCATTATCGTGTGGGCCTGCGAATGCTGGGCCTTTATCCGATATTACCATTG CATCAAGAGGCATCGTGCGACGCTCGAGATGCAGGGCGTCTCGCAGGTTCGACGCTGGGATCACGACGCCAGCAACGACTACCCTTATCGCAGTCACATGCAGCCCGCTCTTGCGTACATGGCTCTGGGCGGCTGCATCTTCATCTTGGTGGTGTCGAACAGCGCATTGCTGTGGAACGGCTTCCATGCGACGCCGTTTCTCTCCACCTTCCTTTTG CAATTCGTATTCCTAGCGCTCTGGGCAGCGTTGAAGCTCGCCCGCGGAGCAAAGTGGACGTGGGTAGACTTGAGCAACGTAGATCGAGTCATCAGCAAGATTCGCAACTTGCATGACATTCGTCTTGGGGCGAGCTAG
- a CDS encoding uncharacterized protein (CAZy:AA3~EggNog:ENOG503NWDN~COG:E) codes for MTVDNYDYIIVGGGTAGLVLANRLTEDPAVKVLVVEAGDDKSKDPAVLTPGLMSAQYGNPDYDWNFNSVPQAGLNNRRINTPRGKQLGGSSALNFMMLLYPSRRSLDAWKAIGNPGWDYDALAPYFRKFATVHSPPQAARDAVGLTYHDDSLVGEGPVQVSYGVGYGPVNTAWMDTFGKLGLEMKVDSRSEEALGAFQQPASIDPVTKTRSYAATAYYTPEVAARPNLKVLTKTVVKRVVFDTAAGGEEPVATGIETVAADGTVRTLHGSEVILAAGAFQTPQILELSGVGSKTLLDKFNIPVVVDSPNVGENLQDHPLTLQSFEVKPDVPSTDVVRDPNVLNALIGMYQESQDGPLGQSNISVAYAPLADGSGLCSAEAKKALFAEHAQHAASGDGPLLRDLLENSNEPMVEYLLLGGQGNTTMAEPSSMAEYLHPSRPENYISVLSFLNHPFSRGSVHITSDDVRDKPAWDAGFNSNPLDLEITARHAQFAERLVARTGAFAELLKPDGARIPELRAESLDDAKEVVRRGQVSCYHPSGSCSMRPRDKGGVVDTRLRVYGAKGLRVVDASVFPLVPVGNIQSVVYAVAEMAADLIKEDHKAARVKASA; via the exons ATGACTGTAGACAATTACGACTACATCatcgtcggtggcggcaccgccggcctcgtcctcgccaaccgCCTCACCGAGGACCCGGCCGTCAaggtccttgtcgtcgaggcgggcgacgacaagaGCAAAGACCCAGCGGTGTTGACGCCAGGCCTCATGAGCGCGCAATATGGCAACCCCGACTACGACTGGAACTTTAACTCCGTTCCTCAG GCCGGACTCAACAACCGCCGCATCAACACGCCCCGCGGCAAGCAACTcggcggctcctccgccCTCAACTTCATGATGCTGCTGTACCCGTCCCggcgcagcctcgacgcctgGAAGGCCATCGGCAACCCGGGGTGGGACTACGACGCGCTGGCGCCCTACTTCCGCAAGTTCGCGACGGTCCACAGCCCGCCGCaggccgcgcgcgacgccgtcgggctgACGTACCACGACGactcgctcgtcggcgagggccccGTGCAGGTCTCGTACGGCGTCGGCTACGGGCCCGTCAACACGGCGTGGATGGACACGTTTGGCAAGCTGGGCCTCGAGATGAAGGTGGATAGCCgcagcgaggaggcgctcggcgCGTTCCAGCAGCCCGCGAGCATCGACCCCGTCACCAAGACGCGGAGCTATGCGGCTACGGCGTACTACACGCCCGAGGTCGCGGCCCGGCCGAATCTCAAGGTGCTGACCAAGACGGTCGTCAAGAGGGTTGTCTTTGACACGGCTGCCGGAGGGGAGGAGCCCGTCGCCACGGGCATCGAGACGGTGGCTGCAGACGGAACGGTGAGAACCCTCCACGGCAGCGAagtcatcctcgccgccggtgcgTTCCAGACGCCCCAGATCCTCGAGCTCTCTGGCGTCGGATCCAAGACGCTCCTCGACAAGTTCAAcatccccgtcgtcgtcgacagcccCAACGTAGGTGAGAACCTCCAGGACCACCCCCTCACGCTGCAGTCGTTCGAGGTCAAGCCCGACGTGCCGTCGACCGACGTCGTCCGCGACCCCAACGTACTGAACGCCCTCATCGGCATGTACCAAGAGTCACAAGACGGACCCCTCGGGCAGAGCAACATCAGCGTTGCCTACGCGCCGCTCGCTGACGGCTCGGGCCTCTGCTCCGccgaggcgaagaaggccCTGTTCGCCGAGCACGCGCAGCACGCCGCGTCGGGCGAcggcccgctgctgcgcgacctgctcgagAACTCAAACGAGCCCATGGTCGAGTACCTACTTCTCGGAGGCCAGGGCAacaccaccatggcggagcccagcagcatggcCGAGTACCTGCACCCGTCGCGGCCGGAAAACTACATCTCGGTGCTGTCCTTCCTCAACCACCCCTTCTCGCGGGGCAGCGTGCACATCAcgagcgacgacgtgcgCGACAAGCCCGCGTGGGACGCCGGCTTCAATAGCAACCCGCTGGACCTGGAGATCACGGCGCGTCACGCGCAGTTTGCCGAGCGGCTGGTCGCCCGGACGGGTGCGTtcgcggagctgctcaagcccgacggcgcgcgcatccccgagctgcgcgccgagtcgctcgacgacgccaaggagGTGGTCCGCCGCGGGCAGGTCAGCTGCTACCACCCGTCGGGCAGCTGCTCGATGCGGCCGCgcgacaagggcggcgtGGTGGACACGCGGCTGCGCGTCTACGGCGCCAAGGGCCTGCGCGTGGTGGACGCGAGCGTCTTCCCGCTCGTGCCCGTGGGCAACATCCAGAGCGTCGTGTACGCCGtggcggagatggcggcggaccTCATCAAGGAGGACCACAAGGCAGCAAGGGTCAAGGCTTCGGCATGA
- a CDS encoding uncharacterized protein (SECRETED:SignalP(1-24~SECRETED:cutsite=ALA-VP~SECRETED:prob=0.7819)), whose amino-acid sequence MLVSNLQSTIAAIMVGFMATSALAVPSGDLFERMELVERWQRCCLRTDCPGGCSNCHFC is encoded by the exons ATGCTCGTCTCCAACCTCCAGAGCACCATTGCGGCCATCATGGTCGGCTTCATGGCGACCTCTGCCCTTGCCGTGCCCTCCGGCGACCTCTTCGAGCGGATGGAACTCGTCGAGCGCTGGCAGCGCTGCTGCCTCCGCACCGACTGCCCCGGAGGCTGTTCCAAC TGCCACTTCTGCTAA